A segment of the Desulfofundulus kuznetsovii DSM 6115 genome:
TTCCAGGTGGGGCGGCAGCAGCTCCTGCAGCAGCGAAAGGTTTTCCTCCCCCTCGGGCAGTTCCGCTTTATTAGCAGCTATGATCAGACGGTGCGGCGGTACGGCCCTAACCCCGGGGGGAATCTCGCTGCGGATGATTTTGCGTTCGTTCAGCAGGCGCAGGGAATTTTCCAATTGTTCCAAACAGTCACCGGCGCAGATGTCGATTACCAGCAACAGGGCGTCTGCGTTGCGCAGCAAACCGGCCAGCCCGGGGGGAAATCCTTCGGCGGTAAGGGGCGGGGTGTCAACCAGCTGGACGTAAACTTCCTCGTAAGGCATCATGCCGCTAAAAGGAATGGTAGTGGTAAAGGGGTAGTCCGCCACCTTCACCCTGGCTCTGGTTAGAGCCCCAACGAGAGCTGACTTGCCGCTATTGGGATAACCCACCAGGGCCACCTGCCCGGCCCCCTGTTTTTCAATATGAAAGGGGTCGTGCCGGCCGAGGGTGGTTTTCTTTTGACCCTCTTCCCGCAAACGGGCCAGCCGGCGTTTAATGTCGGCCTGCAGCTTTTCCGTGCCCTTGTGCTTGGGGATTACGGCCAGCATTTCTTCCAGGGCGGCGATTTTTTCCTCAACGGTGGTGGCATTGCGAAAGGCTTCTTCCGCAGCGTGATACTGGGGGGTCAGGTTGGCGGGCACTGGCTATTCCCCCTTTTTAAAATGTCAAAAACGGTTTGGCTTTTGTATCCCAGACGCTCTTTGATGATGCTGCGCTGCCAGCCGCTCACCTTGCGGGAGAGACCCCTGCTCCCGGCCTTCCCGCGCAGATGGGCAAGGTCTTCGTAGGCAATTATCTTCGGTCGGCGTTCTTTGTAGAATTCGTTAAACGCCCGGTTGATTTCGTTCTCGCACCTGGTTCGGTATTTTTTGTTTCTTTTGGTTTGCTTGGTAAGGCCCAGGTTGTGTTTTAAGATCCGCCGGGCCTTGTTCGGGTCCTGTTCGAGGAACTTCCGGCGCAGCGCCCACAGCTTGCCGCGCTTCCGGCTCTTGTCCAGGATGTGGTCGGACATTTCCTGCAGGGCCTCACCGTATTCGGGCCGGTATTTTTTGCCGGTATCGTCGGTGAACACCTCAGTCACGCCCAGGTCGATGCCCGCTTCTCCCTCACCGGGCGGGAAAGTCCGCGGTTCCCTGGTCAGGTGGATTTCCACGCAGTTTTCTTCGGGAATCAGAACCACCCGCACGTTGCCTTCTATGGCGTGCACGCCAGCCAGCGGGATGATCACCCTCTCGCCGGGAGTTAGAGTCGCTACAGCAATGTACTGCCGCTTTCCACTGTTGAAAACCCGGTACATCTGCTGGTCGACGGTGAAGCTGCGGGCCTTCTTGACCCGGGGCTTCCTGCCCAGAACGCGCCGAAAAACGCGCTTTAAGTACTTTCTCACCCTGGCGCGGCCTCCCGCGTCCAGCTTTATCTCTTCGCTGACAATATCTTCACCGGTGAAGACTGCCCGGATGCGTTTCCAGTTGCGACCGTGCTTCACGTGCCTGTACAGCAACCAGAAGGCGTAGTGCTTTTCTTCATCGGTCAGCCCTTCGTGGCGGTAAAGGTACTCTTTGACTTCGGCAATGGCGGCCTCCCACTGCCTCTCCAGGGTGTAAAGAGCATCTTCCAGGGCCAGCTTCCACTGCCGGGCCTGCAGGCCAAAGGGACTGACGAAACCGGCGGAAACCAGTTCGTCCCGCAGCTTGCGCTTTTCGCCCAGATAGTGCAGGTATTTTACATGCCCGTACTCCACCAGGAAGGCGTCCTTCTGCCGGGCATATGCATCGGCAGTTTCAGTTATCCTGGCCCACTTCTCATTGTTCAGCGGCAGGCTCTTCTGTCTTACTGTCTGCTGCATCTTTCAGCGCCTCCCGGACGGTTCTGGTGAGCTTTCGCGCCTTATATGTGCTCTGGCCGTACAACCTGGCCGCGAAGTGCTGGACGATGCTGATCAGGTCTTCGGTCAACTCCTGGGCCGGGGACATGTCTTCGGCTTTGTTGACCACCAGTATTTCGCAGCCGAACTTGGCAAACAGGTCTTCAAAAAATTCAAAGCCGAACCGCACCAGACGGTCCTTGTGGGCAACGATAACAGTTTTGACTTCTCCCCGGGTGACCATGCCGCACAGCTTCAGGAAATTCTTGCGCTTATAATTGAGGGCGGAGCCGACATCGGAAAGTATTTCGTCCACGGTCAGCCCCCTGCCGGCGGCAAAGTCCTTCAGGTACTCAAGCTGGTTTTCCAGGTCCGGTTTCCGGCCGGCTGATGACACCCGGGCGTATAAAACGATTTTCTTTGGCTCCTGGCGGTTCTTTATGCCCAGTGCCCGGTAGAGCATCTCTTCAGTATACCTTCGCTTATTGGTTGGTGTACGTAAAGCAACCAGTTTACCCTCTTTATCCCAAGCGCGGAGCGTTGATACGCTGACACCAAGCTTTTCGGCAAACTCGCTTATTGTGTAAAGTTTCATAAAACACCACCTGATATTAATTTATATCAGATGGTGTTGGTTGGCAATGCCTATTTAGGATAATTATTAAAAGAGAAGAAGCTGTTTTCTACCTCTCTCAAGCCGCCCGGCGCTGGCGGCCCGTCCTGACAAAGATGTGTTTGCCGTCAGTCCTCAAGATAACCGCCCCATCCAGGTCGGTGCGGTAAACCCGCACCGGCATCCGGGCCAGGTGTTCCAGCGTTTCCGGGGCGGGATGCCCGAAATTGTTATGCCGTCCCACGGAAATTACCGCCACAGCCGGATGAGTTTTTTCCAGGAAAGAAGGGAGCAGGTAACGGCTGCCGTGGTGGGGTATTTTGAGCACGGTACACCCCAGATTAACGCCCCCATCCATGAGGGCCTGCTGGGCCTCCACCTCAATATCCCCGGTAAGCAACAGCACTTCTTCCCCGTAACGAAGACGCAGCACTACCGAGGCGTTATTAAGATCGGACCGGGTGCCGGAAAGCAGCGGCCGGGACGGTCCCAGTACCTGGATATCCAGAGCCGGGTCCAGGTGCAGGCGGTCCCCGGCCCCTGTTGCCTTTACAGGCACACCCCGGGCGGCCAGTCCGGCAAGAAGAGTGCGGTAGGTTAAAGGGACTTTGCCGGAAGACGGGGAATGAGCCCCA
Coding sequences within it:
- a CDS encoding GTPase, giving the protein MPANLTPQYHAAEEAFRNATTVEEKIAALEEMLAVIPKHKGTEKLQADIKRRLARLREEGQKKTTLGRHDPFHIEKQGAGQVALVGYPNSGKSALVGALTRARVKVADYPFTTTIPFSGMMPYEEVYVQLVDTPPLTAEGFPPGLAGLLRNADALLLVIDICAGDCLEQLENSLRLLNERKIIRSEIPPGVRAVPPHRLIIAANKAELPEGEENLSLLQELLPPHLEILPVSAATGLNLEQLKTRLFSALEVIRVFTRSPGKEPDLTRPFILPRGSNILDLAGNIHKDFLKTLRGARIWGSARFPGQSVPKEYVLQDRDIVELLV
- a CDS encoding IS607 family transposase; translation: MKLYTISEFAEKLGVSVSTLRAWDKEGKLVALRTPTNKRRYTEEMLYRALGIKNRQEPKKIVLYARVSSAGRKPDLENQLEYLKDFAAGRGLTVDEILSDVGSALNYKRKNFLKLCGMVTRGEVKTVIVAHKDRLVRFGFEFFEDLFAKFGCEILVVNKAEDMSPAQELTEDLISIVQHFAARLYGQSTYKARKLTRTVREALKDAADSKTEEPAAEQ